One Helianthus annuus cultivar XRQ/B chromosome 7, HanXRQr2.0-SUNRISE, whole genome shotgun sequence genomic region harbors:
- the LOC110867186 gene encoding LRR receptor-like serine/threonine-protein kinase GSO1: MSAKWLLFLRSFLFLTHLAAFSTPIHKAPALNGTNVDHLAVLAIKSMIKGDPQGLLTSWNQSSTNFCQWQGVTCSLHHQRVTHLNLASGGLIGTLSPSIGNLSFIRVIQLFNNSFSSEIPREIGRLFRLRQLRLAYNCFMGNIPATIMNCSNLQVLQLGFNNLVGKIPNGIGSLSMLSILALHDNILQGGIPPEIGRLFRLQELYLFNNSFTGNIPATITNCSNLQILELGNNNLVGKIPDWIGTLFMLSTLDLRNNFFTGNIPATITNCSNLQILELYNNNLVGKIPDAIGSLSMLSILGLPGNILRGGIPPEIGRLFRLQELYLFNNSLTGNIPATIRNCSNLQILELGNNNLVGKIPDGIGSLSMLSTLDLRNNSFTGNIPATITNCSNLQILELDNNNLVGKIPDAIGSLSMLSILGLPGNILQGGIPPEIGRLFRLQELYLFNNSLTGNIPATIRNCSNLQILELGNNNLVGKIPDGIGSLSMLSTLDVRNNSFTGNIPATKTNRSNLQILELGNNNLVGKIPDGIGSLSMLSTLDLRNNSFTGNIPATITNCSNLQILELDNNNLVGKIPDAIGSLSMLSILGLPGNILQGGIPPEIGRLFRLQELYLFNNFLTGNIPATIRNCSNLQILELGNNNLVGKIPDGIGSLSMLSTLDLRNNSFTGNIPATITNCSNLQILELDNNNLVVKIPYEIGSLSVLSILGLPGNILQGGIPPEIGRLFRLQELYLFNNSLTGNIPATIRNCSNLQILELGNNNLVGKIPGWIGSLSMLSTLNLRNNFFTGNIPPIITNCTNLQVLSLGSNNLVGNILSIPPTIHWLDLRDNNFGGKLPSPTNSSSLIPLDVSNNYFVGSLHNLVCSDGVKKTKYFSLGYNQLSGVIPECWEKWSSLVLLCLSGNYLSGEIPRTLGSIPLLQFLAISRNKISGRLPSSLLNLSYLKVLDLRRNNLAGIIPPWIGIKLTMLKILNLRSNKFYGNTPDQLCYLSQVQVLDLADNNLSGNIPRCFNNFSVLSGIETNLEVQLSFSLDGGSFIVGDSLVMKGQEAEYGSFLGLVMLLDLSSNKFSGQIPSELTTLHKLKSLNLSRNQLTGEIPNKIGDMKSLESLDLSVNNLSGELPMSLSELNFLGTFNVSYNNLIGRVPTGTQIQSFNESSFFFWKQTLWSSTK; encoded by the coding sequence ATGAGTGCCAAATGGTTGCTTTTCTTGCGATCATTTCTCTTCCTGACACACCTTGCAGCATTTTCCACACCCATTCACAAGGCACCAGCACTGAACGGCACCAACGTTGATCATCTAGCAGTGCTTGCTATTAAATCCATGATTAAAGGTGACCCACAAGGTCTCTTGACCTCATGGAACCAATCCAGCACTAATTTCTGCCAATGGCAAGGTGTTACATGTAGCCTTCACCACCAAAGAGTCACCCACTTGAACCTCGCATCTGGAGGCTTGATTGGTACGTTGTCTCCTTCCATCGGAAATCTAAGCTTTATCAGGGTCATTCAGCTGTTTAACAACTCATTTTCAAGTGAAATTCCACGTGAAATTGGGCGTCTCTTTAGATTACGACAACTACGTCTCGCTTACAACTGTTTCATGGGAAACATTCCAGCCACCATAATGAACTGCTCCAACCTCCAAGTCCTTCAGTTGGGTTTCAATAATCTGGTCGGGAAGATCCCAAATGGGATTGGTTCATTGTCCATGCTAAGCATCCTCGCCCTTCACGATAACATTCTACAAGGCGGGATTCCACCTGAAATCGGGCGTCTCTTTAGATTACAAGAACTATATCTTTTTAACAACTCTTTCACGGGGAACATTCCGGCCACCATAACGAATTGCTCCAACCTCCAGATCCTTGAGTTGGGTAACAATAATCTGGTCGGCAAGATCCCCGATTGGATTGGTACATTGTTTATGCTAAGCACACTCGACCTTCGTAACAACTTTTTCACGGGAAACATTCCGGCCACCATAACGAATTGCTCCAACCTCCAGATCCTTGAGTTGTATAACAATAATCTGGTCGGCAAGATCCCAGATGCGATTGGTTCACTGTCCATGCTAAGCATCCTCGGCCTTCCCGGCAACATTCTACGAGGTGGAATTCCACCTGAAATCGGGCGCCTCTTTAGATTACAAGAACTATATCTTTTTAACAACTCTTTGACGGGGAACATTCCGGCCACCATAAGGAATTGCTCCAACCTCCAGATCCTTGAGTTGGGTAACAATAATCTGGTCGGCAAGATCCCAGATGGGATTGGTTCACTGTCCATGCTAAGCACACTCGACCTTCGTAACAACTCTTTCACGGGAAACATTCCGGCCACCATAACGAATTGCTCCAACCTCCAGATCCTTGAATTGGATAACAATAATCTGGTCGGCAAGATCCCAGATGCGATTGGTTCATTGTCCATGCTAAGCATCCTCGGCCTTCCCGGCAACATTCTACAAGGTGGAATTCCACCTGAAATCGGGCGCCTCTTTAGATTACAAGAACTGTATCTTTTTAACAACTCCTTGACGGGGAACATTCCGGCCACCATAAGGAATTGCTCCAACCTCCAGATCCTGGAGTTGGGTAACAATAATCTGGTCGGCAAGATCCCAGATGGGATTGGTTCACTGTCCATGTTAAGCACACTCGACGTTCGTAACAACTCTTTCACGGGAAACATTCCGGCCACCAAAACGAATCGCTCCAACCTCCAGATCCTTGAGTTGGGTAACAATAATCTGGTAGGCAAGATCCCAGACGGGATTGGTTCATTGTCCATGCTAAGCACACTCGACCTTCGTAATAACTCTTTCACGGGAAACATTCCAGCCACCATAACGAATTGCTCCAACCTCCAGATCCTTGAGTTGGATAACAATAATCTGGTCGGCAAGATCCCAGATGCGATTGGTTCATTGTCCATGCTAAGCATTCTCGGCCTTCCCGGCAACATTCTACAAGGTGGAATTCCACCTGAAATCGGGCGCCTCTTTAGATTACAAGAACTATATCTTTTTAACAACTTTTTGACGGGGAACATTCCGGCCACCATAAGGAATTGCTCTAACCTCCAGATCCTTGAGTTGGGTAACAATAATTTGGTCGGCAAGATCCCAGATGGGATTGGTTCATTGTCCATGCTAAGCACACTTGACCTTCGTAACAACTCTTTCACAGGAAACATTCCGGCCACCATAACGAATTGCTCCAACCTCCAGATCCTTGAGTTGGATAACAATAATCTGGTCGTCAAGATCCCATATGAGATTGGTTCCTTGTCCGTGCTAAGCATCCTCGGCCTTCCCGGCAACATTCTACAAGGTGGAATTCCACCTGAAATCGGGCGTCTCTTTAGATTACAAGAACTATATCTTTTTAACAACTCTTTGACGGGGAACATTCCGGCCACCATAAGGAATTGCTCCAACCTCCAGATCCTTGAGTTGGGTAACAATAATCTGGTCGGCAAGATCCCCGGTTGGATTGGTTCATTGTCCATGCTAAGCACACTCAACCTTCGTAACAACTTTTTCACGGGAAACATTCCGCCCATCATAACGAATTGCACTAACCTCCAAGTCCTTAGCTTGGGTAGCAATAATTTGGTCGGCAATATATTGTCCATCCCTCCTACAATTCATTGGCTCGACTTACGTGATAATAATTTTGGGGGAAAATTACCTTCTCCCACAAACAGTTCGTCTTTAATACCTCTGGACGTATCAAATAACTATTTTGTGGGATCATTACATAATTTGGTTTGTTCCGATGGTGTGAAGAAGACCAAATATTTTAGTTTGGGATATAATCAGTTATCGGGTGTTATTCCAGAGTGTTGGGAGAAGTGGTCGAGCTTGGTACTCTTATGTTTAAGTGGTAATTATTTGTCAGGTGAGATTCCAAGAACATTGGGGTCTATACCTTTGTTGCAATTTTTAGCCATTAGTCGGAACAAGATTTCAGGAAGATTACCTTCTTCCCTATTGAATTTGTCATACTTAAAGGTCCTTGACCTTCGAAGAAATAATCTTGCGGGAATCATTCCACCATGGATTGGAATAAAACTCACTATGTTGAAAATTCTCAATCTTAGATCCAACAAATTTTACGGAAATACTCCTGACCAGCTATGTTATCTTTCACAAGTTCAAGTCTTGGATCTCGCTGATAATAACCTCTCAGGAAATATTCCTAGATGCTTCAACAACTTTAGTGTGCTTTCCGGCATAGAAACTAATTTAGAGGTTCAATTATCATTCTCTCTTGACGGTGGCTCTTTTATTGTTGGTGATTCATTGGTGATGAAGGGACAAGAAGCCGAGTATGGATCTTTTCTAGGGCTCGTCATGCTTTTGGACCTTTCGAGCAACAAGTTTTCAGGGCAGATCCCTAGTGAGCTTACGACCCTCCACAAGTTAAAATCATTGAATTTATCAAGAAATCAATTGACAGGAGAGATCCCGAATAAGATAGGAGACATGAAATCACTTGAATCTTTGGATTTATCAGTAAACAATCTTTCTGGGGAACTTCCTATGAGTTTGTCAGAGTTGAATTTCTTGGGTACTTTTAACGTGTCCTACAACAATTTGATAGGAAGAGTTCCAACAGGTACACAAATACAGAGCTTCAATGAGTCCAGCTTTTTTTTTTGGAAACAAACTTTGTGGAGCTCCACTAAATGA